In Tachysurus fulvidraco isolate hzauxx_2018 chromosome 1, HZAU_PFXX_2.0, whole genome shotgun sequence, a single window of DNA contains:
- the gba3 gene encoding cytosolic beta-glucosidase isoform X2 produces the protein MDGRGPSIWDTFCHSKGRVFEDHTGDVACNSYQLWDEDLKCIQLLGLTHYRLSFSWSRLLPDGTTSVVNPKGVAYYDKVIDDLIASAVVPMVTLNHFDLPQALQDRGGWESPEIADVFDSYAQFCFKTFGDRVKLWITLNEPYICAKLGYENGLFAPGLKKPGTSVYIVGHNLLRAHAKAWHSYNAHFRCLQEGRVSIALNSDWAEPLDPCCPEDVAAAQRYMDFNLGWFACPVFGTGDYPESMRSRIEAQNIKLGFTVVQRLPKFSEDEPSPLGTADFFALNYYTSRKVKDTSSCPSELSFIGDQGVEAIIDPSWPVCGVSWLAVMPEGLRKLLKYIKETCNNPAIYITENGFSQIGPVEFEDIERSQFYQDTLQHVSKAITEDGVNVRGYFSWSLLDNFEWSDGFSVRFGLFHVDFSSPELKRTMYRSGKEYAAVIKRYRTYTKPDN, from the exons ATGGACGGTAGAGGCCCCAGTATATGGGACACTTTTTGCCATAGTAAAGGCAGAGTGTTTGAGGATCACACTGGAGATGTGGCCTGTAACAGCTACCAGCTGTGGGATGAAGACCTGAAGTGTATCCAGCTGTTAggtctcacacactacagactgtCCTTCTCCTGGTCACGGCTGCTTCCTGATGGAACCACAAGTGTTGTCAACCCTAAAG GTGTAGCCTACTATGACAAAGTGATTGATGACCTAATTGCAAGCGCTGTTGTGCCCATGGTCACCCTAAACCACTTTGACTTACCTCAGGCTCTGCAGGACCGTGGTGGATGGGAGTCTCCAGAGATTGCAGATGTTTTTGACTCATATGCTCAGTTTTGCTTTAAGACATTTGGGGACAGAGTGAAGCTTTGGATTACACTGAACGAGCCTTATATCTGCGCTAAACTTGGGTATGAGAATGGGCTTTTTGCCCCAGGTCTTAAAAAACCAGGGACCTCAGTCTACATTGTAGGTCACAATTTGCTGCGTGCCCATGCTAAAGCCTGGCATAGCTATAATGCCCACTTTAGATGTCTGCAGGAAGGAAGGGTGTCCATAGCTCTTAACAGTGACTGGGCAGAACCTTTAGACCCATGCTGTCCTGAAGACGTGGCTGCTGCTCAACGATACATGGACTTTAACCTGGGCTGGTTTGCTTGCCCAGTGTTTGGCACAGGGGACTATCCAGAGTCCATGAGGTCCAGGATTGAGGCTCAGAACATTAAACTAGGTTTTACTGTGGTACAGCGTTTGCCCAAGTTTTCAGAGGACGAGCCTAGTCCTTTAGGCACAGCAGATTTCTTTGCATTGAACTACTATACATCACGCAAAGTGAAGGACACAAGCTCTTGTCCCAGTGAGCTCAGTTTCATCGGGGACCAGGGAGTGGAGGCTATAATAGATCCATCATGgccagtgtgtggtgtgtcctgGCTTGCGGTTATGCCTGAAGGACTGCGCAAGTTACTGAAATACATAaag GAGACTTGCAACAACCCGGCCATTTATATCACTGAAAACGGCTTCTCACAGATTGGGCCTGTGGAATTTGAAGACATTGAACGCTCCCAGTTTTATCAGGATACCCTTCAACATGTATCAAAAG CTATCACAGAAGATGGTGTAAATGTGAGAGGATATTTTTCCTGGTCACTTCTGGATAACTTTGAGTGGTCCGATGGCTTCAGTGTGAGATTCGGCCTCTTCCATGTGGACTTCTCTAGCCCTGAGCTAAAGCGTACAATGTACCGCTCTGGTAAAGAGTATGCAGCTGTAATAAAAAGATATCGCACCTATACCAAGCCGGATAACTGA
- the gba3 gene encoding cytosolic beta-glucosidase isoform X1, with product MALSINTPVEGFPSDFAWGAATAAYQIEGGWDMDGRGPSIWDTFCHSKGRVFEDHTGDVACNSYQLWDEDLKCIQLLGLTHYRLSFSWSRLLPDGTTSVVNPKGVAYYDKVIDDLIASAVVPMVTLNHFDLPQALQDRGGWESPEIADVFDSYAQFCFKTFGDRVKLWITLNEPYICAKLGYENGLFAPGLKKPGTSVYIVGHNLLRAHAKAWHSYNAHFRCLQEGRVSIALNSDWAEPLDPCCPEDVAAAQRYMDFNLGWFACPVFGTGDYPESMRSRIEAQNIKLGFTVVQRLPKFSEDEPSPLGTADFFALNYYTSRKVKDTSSCPSELSFIGDQGVEAIIDPSWPVCGVSWLAVMPEGLRKLLKYIKETCNNPAIYITENGFSQIGPVEFEDIERSQFYQDTLQHVSKAITEDGVNVRGYFSWSLLDNFEWSDGFSVRFGLFHVDFSSPELKRTMYRSGKEYAAVIKRYRTYTKPDN from the exons ATGGCTCTTTCTATAAATACGCCCGTCGAAGGTTTTCCCAGTGATTTTGCATGGGGAGCTGCAACAGCTGCTTATCAAATCGAAG GGGGCTGGGACATGGACGGTAGAGGCCCCAGTATATGGGACACTTTTTGCCATAGTAAAGGCAGAGTGTTTGAGGATCACACTGGAGATGTGGCCTGTAACAGCTACCAGCTGTGGGATGAAGACCTGAAGTGTATCCAGCTGTTAggtctcacacactacagactgtCCTTCTCCTGGTCACGGCTGCTTCCTGATGGAACCACAAGTGTTGTCAACCCTAAAG GTGTAGCCTACTATGACAAAGTGATTGATGACCTAATTGCAAGCGCTGTTGTGCCCATGGTCACCCTAAACCACTTTGACTTACCTCAGGCTCTGCAGGACCGTGGTGGATGGGAGTCTCCAGAGATTGCAGATGTTTTTGACTCATATGCTCAGTTTTGCTTTAAGACATTTGGGGACAGAGTGAAGCTTTGGATTACACTGAACGAGCCTTATATCTGCGCTAAACTTGGGTATGAGAATGGGCTTTTTGCCCCAGGTCTTAAAAAACCAGGGACCTCAGTCTACATTGTAGGTCACAATTTGCTGCGTGCCCATGCTAAAGCCTGGCATAGCTATAATGCCCACTTTAGATGTCTGCAGGAAGGAAGGGTGTCCATAGCTCTTAACAGTGACTGGGCAGAACCTTTAGACCCATGCTGTCCTGAAGACGTGGCTGCTGCTCAACGATACATGGACTTTAACCTGGGCTGGTTTGCTTGCCCAGTGTTTGGCACAGGGGACTATCCAGAGTCCATGAGGTCCAGGATTGAGGCTCAGAACATTAAACTAGGTTTTACTGTGGTACAGCGTTTGCCCAAGTTTTCAGAGGACGAGCCTAGTCCTTTAGGCACAGCAGATTTCTTTGCATTGAACTACTATACATCACGCAAAGTGAAGGACACAAGCTCTTGTCCCAGTGAGCTCAGTTTCATCGGGGACCAGGGAGTGGAGGCTATAATAGATCCATCATGgccagtgtgtggtgtgtcctgGCTTGCGGTTATGCCTGAAGGACTGCGCAAGTTACTGAAATACATAaag GAGACTTGCAACAACCCGGCCATTTATATCACTGAAAACGGCTTCTCACAGATTGGGCCTGTGGAATTTGAAGACATTGAACGCTCCCAGTTTTATCAGGATACCCTTCAACATGTATCAAAAG CTATCACAGAAGATGGTGTAAATGTGAGAGGATATTTTTCCTGGTCACTTCTGGATAACTTTGAGTGGTCCGATGGCTTCAGTGTGAGATTCGGCCTCTTCCATGTGGACTTCTCTAGCCCTGAGCTAAAGCGTACAATGTACCGCTCTGGTAAAGAGTATGCAGCTGTAATAAAAAGATATCGCACCTATACCAAGCCGGATAACTGA